One Candidatus Delongbacteria bacterium genomic window, GTAAAAAAAAGTCTTGCAGAAAAACTCATCAGGTTAGGATATTCTATTTGAGACCAATCTTCACCGTTATTTTGACTATAATAAATATTCCAACGTGTCGCGAAAAGAACGCCGTTAGAATCAATTACTAGATTATGAGTATTAATATCTAGTTTTTGATCCCATGAAACTCCGTCATCAAATGATTTGTAAACTCCAGATTGAGTCCCTAAAAAAATATCTTTTGAGGAGTTCAAAACAACATCTCCTAAGATCTCTTCTGCACTATAAATTTCTTCCCAATATTCATTACCAAATAACATGACCCTAAAAAGAGTCACAGCCACAATGATGAGAAAACATTTTTTCCTCATAAAGCCTCCCCATTCACTTTTTTTTGTTTAGAGCTTAAATCTAAGCTCGTTAGTTTTGGATATAAATTAGCTAATATCAATACACAACCACACATTAGTTTTAGCATTTCCACTCTTCTATATTTTCTACTAGCTTTTGTAAATAGCTTATTGGTTTATTGAGCCAACAATCCAACATCAAAACATCTATACCCAGTAATACCGATAGTCTATTCACTTTAAGAATACGTTTAATTTTACAATACTATTATCATATTGTCAAGGATAATTATTTTGTATACTTATAACGTTAATAATTAAAATTAAGACTTTTCTTTCCTATTTTTCTTCATCTTTTCTCAATTCTTCTCTTCCAAACCAAAATCTAAGCAATAAAGACACCATCACCAGCGGAATTCTAACCGCGAGGTTAGTGGAGCTGGTTCTACTTTTTGTATTCAAAAAGTTGAATGTGATGCTATCGATAATATTATCTTAATGGGTGTTGGTTTTGGTTAAGCTTTTCTGAAAAGTTTGCTGTTTTTTCACTCTTTTTTGAGAAAAAAGAGTTCTTAGAAAAGAAATATTTAGCTTTCGACAAATTAAAATGATAAAGATTTTATCGTTTAACAAACGATCTTAAAGCTCCCTTCTTTGTCGCATAGCGATAGAAGGGAGTTTGAGGGATGAGTATCTTCTCTTAAAGATATTTCAGATGTCAGTCACCTTCGAGGTGACAGCCTTCAATCAAGATAATAATCCAGCGACTTCATCGCTGGAAATAAAGATCACCTTTTTGCTAAAAAGGCTGAACTTTTGTAAAAGTTCAAACAAAACCAAGAAACCCCCTTTATCCCCCTTCTCAAGGGGAATTAAGAGTATTTCGTTATTTAACCAACACACGATGCTCAAGCTTAGCCGGTATAAGTAAACTCTTGAGATTATTGTTTTGTTAAGAAGTCTATAAAATATTGTCAAATCAACGTGCTTCTGGAGTTTTCTTTCCTTCTTCAAAATACAAGAATCTTAGTATAAAAATACCATCACCAGCGGAATTCTAACGCAAGGTTAGTGGAGCTGGTTCAACTTTTCTGTACTCGGAAAAGTTGAATGGTATAATAACGACAATATACTCTTAACTGATATTGGTTTTGGTTAAGCTTTTCTAAAAAGCTTAGAGTTTTGATCCTTTTGCTCACAAAAGGATTCTTAGAAAAGAAATCTATATTACGATAATATTGAAATATAAAAAATTATCGTATTAAAATGATCTTCTCTTGATTCGTCTTCATTAGAGATTATTCGGTGCAAAATTCTTACTATTTACCAAAGTCAGATAAAAAGGTCAATCTTTTGTTTAATTTGAGATTTATTTATTTACTTATAGACCTAAACAAGATTTAGATGATACATTGTTAATGAACTGATTGAAATGGAATATAGTTTTTATAGAGAAATAAAAATTTGCAATCTCATAGGGTTCTAATTACTTTGTTTGAAATAATCATCAAATGTATAGAATTTAGAGGTGTAATGAATTATACAACAGAAATTTATCTGGATAAAAAAGCAATAGTAAATAATATTGAATTCCTTAAAAGTTATATTGGTAATAATATAAGAATCTCTTCAGTTGTAAAAGCAAATGCTTATGGACATGGAATAGAGCAATTTGTTCCGATGGTTGAATCACTAGGAGTTAATCATTTTTCAGTGTTTAGCTATCATGAAGCATTATCTGTTTACAAAGTAACTAAAAGATCTACCGATATTATGATCATGGGATGGTTTGATGATTCATTCATAAAAGATATATTAAAAAAAGGTATAGAAGTTTTTGTTTTCAATCCTGAAAGATTAGAGGCCTTACTAAATATATCAATAAAGTTGAACATTCCAGCAAAAATACATCTTGAAATTGAAACAGGAATGAATAGAACTGGATTAAACAAAAGAGAACTTAGTAAAGTTGTAAAAATAATCAAAGAAAACCCCAATAACTTTATAATTAAAGGAATATGCTCACATTTAGCTGGACCTGAAAGCATCGCAAATCATGTTAGAGTCAAACAGCAAATTTCAAATTTTAAATCAATTATTAAGGATTTAGAGAAAAAAGGATTTACGTCAGAATACAGACATATAGCTTGTTCTGCAGCAACTATGAGCTATCCAGAGTCTAGATTGAATATGGTTAGAATAGGAATTATGCAATACGGATTCTGGTCGAGTAAAGAAGTTTATCTAAAGTTCATACATAATAAAAACGATATTGTTAATCCCTTAAAAAGAGTCATAAGCTGGAAAAGTGAAGTTATGAGTATTAAAAAAGTTAAAACTGGTGAGTTTATCAGTTATGGGACAACATTTTTAGCTCAACATGAAATGAAGATTGCTGTAGTTCCATTGGGATATTCTAATGGGTATAGTAGATCTCTTAGTAATCATGGCAGGGTAATAGTTGTGGTGTAAGATGTTCTGTTGTAGGGCTTGTGAATATGAATATGATTATTGTTGATGTTACTAATATAGACAAAATTAAGATTGGCGACACTGTTATAATTATTGGAGAACAGAATGATTTAAAAATTACAGTAGATTCATTTAGCGAAATGAGCCAGTTGATTAATTATGAAATTCTGTCAAGACTGCCCCTTTCAATTCCTAGAAAACTAATTTAGAGTAGATGATGAGTATACAAGATAATCTTTACGACTACGATAAAAATTATAATACCTATCTAATTAAACTTGCCCCAAAAAAGTATTTGGATATTTTTAATAATTTGGATCACTATCCAATAAAAAAAAGGGACATCAATCAAGATGTAATAAATTATATCGAAGATTGCTCCAATGATATTCCACTTAACTTTAATTTAAAAATTGAAATTTTAATTAGAAATGAAGAAAAAAATTGTGATTTGGAAGAGAGAACAAGAAAAGGAATAAACAATTATTTCCTCTACTCAATGGATTTTTATAAAAATCTAAGTAAGCAGAATATCCAGAAATCAATAATATACGCTTTAGTTTTTTTATTTTTTACTGTTGTAACATTGTACCTCCAATCGCTAAAATTAGATATGAATAAGATTTTGCTTAAAACTATATTTGAAGGTATGACAATAGGTTCATGGGTTTTTCTATGGGAAGCTATAGTTACATTTTTTATAAAAAACAGGCAAAATCATTTCATGATAAAAACATATACAAGACTTATTTCATCAGAAATTACATTTAATTATTCATGATAATCGTCATATTAGATTGAGCTCGTTATTGCAAGTATTCTGTGATTATTAAAACTACACTTCGGGGAGAAAAATGGAAAAAGTAAAATTTGGTACATCTCCTGTTTTCTTTACAGCAATATCCACAATTCTTGGAGCAATCCTTTTCTTAAGGTTTGGTTATGCTGTAGGTACGATGGGAATTGTTGGCGTAATAGGAATAATTCTTTTAGGACATCTTGTTACAATCCCAACAGCTTTAGCAATTTCTGAAATTGCAACAAATAAAAGAGTAGAAGGAGGTGGTGAATATTTTATAATTTCCAGATCATTTGGTTTAAACGTTGGTGCTACAATCGGTATAGCTCTTTATCTCTCACAGGCAATATCTGTTGCATTTTATATCATTGCTTTTACAGAGTCATTTGATTTTTTTTTCAGATGGTTTGCTGAGAATTACGGATATGAACTACCAAGACAAGCTGTTTCAATACCAGCTATGATAATTCTTTCACTCGTTATTTTAAAGCAAGGTGCAAATCTTGGAATAAAAGCTCTCTACGTAGTTGTAGCTATATTGGCAATTTCTTTAATCATGTTTTTTATCGGTAATCCTGGTGATACTCTTTTGCCTTCACCAAATGAGATGTCTGGCTATTTTACAAATAAAGAAAGTTTCTTTGTTGTATTTGCTATAGTTTTTCCAGCTTTTACTGGAATGACAGCTGGGGTAGGATTATCAGGAGACTTAAAAAATCCAAGTAAATCAATTCCTATGGGTACAACAACAGCTACGATAGCAGGAATGGTGGTTTACATATTTATAGCATATAAATTATACTTAAATGCTTCTGCAGAAAACCTAGTTAATAATCAATTTATAATGTCTGAAATTGCTGTTTGGGGTCATGTACTTATTCCAATTGGACTTGCTGCTTCGACAATCTCTTCTGCAATAGGATCTATTATGGTTGCTCCTCGAACATTACAAGCATTAGCAAATGACGGTTCATTTCCTATAGATCCAATGAATAAATGGTTGAAGAAGGAAAGATCTAAAGATAAAGAACCTTTTAATAGTCTATTAGTTACTTGCGTGTTTGCACTGTTTTTCGTTATGATTGGTGACGTTAATGCCGTTGCAGAGATCATTTCCATGTTTTTTATGGTTGCTTATGGTTCCTTGTGTTTAATCTCATTCCTTAATCATTTTGGAGCATCACCGTCTTATCGTCCATCTTTCAAATCAAAATGGTATTTATCTTTAGCAGGATTTTTAACGTCAGTTTGGGTAATGACTAAGATAAATTTTACTTATGCGATTATCTCTTTTGTTTTAATGATAGCATTATATATCTACATCAATTCATATAATAATGATAGAAAAGGTCTTGCTTCAATTTTTGCCAATGCAATTTTTCAAATAAATAGAAATTTACAAATTTTCCTTCAAAAAGGAAGCAACGCAAAAAATCTAGCAGATTGGCGACCTAGTGTTATATGTATTTCAAAAAACAGCTTCTTACGAGACAATGCATATAAAATGCTTAATTGGATCTCATACAAATACGGATTTGGAATGTATTTGCATAGAATTGAAGGCTATTTTTCTAAAGCAACTAGTAAGCAAGCTCATTTAGAATTAAAAAAATTACTGAATAACTACGACACAGACAATTATGTTTACATTGATACGATTGTATCTCCTTCTTATACAACTGCAATTGCTCAGGCAATTCAATTTCCAGGAATTTCAGGTATGGATAACAATATGGTTATTTTTGAGTACGATAAAGAAAACCCTGAAGAACTTACTGATATTATCGATAATTTCAATCTTGTAAATGCTGGCAAATTTGATATTTGTATCCTAGCCTCAAGTAGGAAACCTTTACTATTTAAAAATGGTATACATATTTGGATTAAAACGATTGATCAAGAAAATGCAAATTTAATGATACTTTTAAGTTTTATTATTCTTGGGCATCCAGATTGGTCAAATAGTAATATTAAAATATTCAGTATATGTTCACCAGAAGATGAACAAGAAATTAAAGATAGTCTAAATGAGCTTGTTTTAGATGGCAGACTACCTATTACAACTCAAAATATTGAAATCCTTGTTCAAGAAGAGGGTGTAACTTCAAAATCTCTTATCAATCTATATTCTTCAAGTGCAGCACTAACACTAATTGGCTTTATGGAGGAAAGTATTAAACATGATAAAGAAAATTTGTTTAGTGGGTATGATGAATTAGGAACAATTTTATTTATTAACTCTCACAATAGCAAAGTAATAGAATAAAAAAAAAGAGGAGTTTTACTCCTCTTTTTTTTATTTTTTAAAAATCTCCGAAATCATCATCATCAAATTCATTTAAAACTTCAGCCTTAGCGATCGTTTTTGGTTTTGGCAATGCCATAGGTTCAGATTTTCTCTTCTCTTCAATCTTTGGTTGTGATTTTCTTAAAGTTGAAGTAGGTCTATTAGACGAAAGTGATCTATTGGAAGAAGAAGGTTGATTTACGATTTTAAAATGACTAATTGTTTCTCTCAAGTTATCAGCTTGGCTTGAAAGTTCAATTGACGCAGCTGCTGTTTCCTCTGCATTGGATGCATTTTGTTGAGTAACCTTAGAAACTTGAGTTAATCCAACATTAGATTGCTCGATACCTTTAGCTTGTTCTTCAGAAGCAACAGCAATCTCTTCTACAAGATCAACAGTTTTTATTACACTATTCCTAATATTTTCCAGAGAATGAACAGTCTCTTCTGCCAACTTCGTACCTGCAGCAACACGCTTAACAGAACTCTCAATCAATTCAGTTGTTTCTTTAGCTGCTTCTGCTGATCTTTGTGCTAAGTTCCTAACCTCATCGGCAACAACAGCAAAACCTTTACCATGAATTCCAGCTCTAGCAGCCTCTACAGCAGCATTAAGAGCAAGAAGATTAGTCTGGAATGCTATGTCATCAATAACCTTAATAACTTTTTTAATCTCTTGAGAACTATCATTAATCTCAAGAATCGCAGCATTCATTTCAGACATTTGAGTAGAACCTGTTTCAGAAGCTTCTCTGGCAGCTGCTGCCAATTTTGCAGCCATATTTGCATTTTCTGCATTTTGTCTTGTTTGCGATGAGATCTCAGTCATTGTTGCGGTAAGCTCTTCAATTGAACTAGATTGTTCAGTTGATCCAGCAGATAAACTTTGTGAAGCGTCAGATAATTGTTCAGCTCCAGAGTTGATCTGAGAAGAAGCAACCGAGATTTGATTGATAACAGCAGAGAGAGAGTTTAAGGTGTTCTTCAATGCTGAGCTAATACCGTTAAACATATCATAAGATTCTTTTGTAATTTCATTTGCAGGATTAGGATTGTACTCTACACGTAAGTCTCCATCAGAAACCTGATTAAGTACTGAAGATAATTTTTGAACCTCTTTTTTCTGATAATCTGAAATTTTGTCAGATTTACTTTGCATATCTTTTGCCTCTTCGGCTGCTCTTCCTGCTTCTTGTTCAGCTGCTTTAACATCTGTTAGATCGGTTACGATATCTGCAACACACGTGATGTTTCCGTTTTCATCACGAATAGGAAAAGAATCAAAATGAACGTACATTTTCTTACCTTTAAGAACAACATTGGCATCGCCACTTTCATTTTTGCCACTTTTAATTGATTTTGAAACCATCAAATCATTTAACTCAACTTTATCAAAAACATCATAATACTTCTTTTTTCCAAACTCTTCTTTTGTAATATTAGCTACACTTAGTGCAACTTTATTCATAAATAAACAAATCATCTCCTTATTAAAAATTCCAAATGGAGACGGAATAGAATCAATAAAATATGAAAATCTAGAACTTATCAAATTGACATTCTCAACAACTTTTCTTACAAGACCTTCATACTTATTAAGATCACCTCTGTAAAGAATGTTTCCATAGCCAATTTCTTTAACGAAAAGATCCATTTCATTTTCAATGCTCTTAAGAGCGACCCTGATATTGTCAATAGAAACAGACATTTTACCTATCTCGTCATTAGAATTAAAATCAGCCTTAATATCGAAATCACCTTCCGACATATGACGAAGCACTTCTTCAATTTTACCAACGGGTTTAATAACCAGAAATTTCAAAAGAATAAATGTAACGATAATCACTACCAAAAGAAGGATAAGCTGAGTTATGAATTCTGAAATTATCAAATGACTCAATTTCTCTTCCATTGCTTTTTTAGAGTAGTAAACATAAGCATAACCCAGGCTCTCATTTTCTTTTTTTATCTCTTTTTTTATAAAATTATTGTTGTTTTGAATCTCTGAAAGATCAATTTGCTGCAAATTACCTTTTTCGTCTATTTTTAGTTTTCTAACAAAATTTGAGTCATCCTGACCTTTGATCACAATCATAGCTATCTGACTGAATTTCAAAGTAACCTTGACAACATTATCAACACCTTCATCACTCAAATCATATAGAGGTAGTGCAACATTTAAAGCAAAGTTATCAGATATAACCTCAGCATCTTTCACCAGTTCATTATAAAGAGAAGATTCAGAATCTTTGATATCAATCAATCCTGAAACGAATACTATTATTGCCATCGCAACAACAAGTAGTGTTATTAATTTTGCTGACAATGTTTTTAACATGTACTACTCCATTCTATTTATCTTCATTAATTTCGTCGAAAAGAATTTTATGGATATCTAAAATAAGCTTGACCCCATTATTAGTCTTGCCTAATCCTTTAATAAATTTACCTGCTTTTGATTTCGTAATTTTCGGAGGAGGTAAAATACGTTCTTCTGGAATACTAATAACTTCTGACACATCATCAACTATCAAGCCAACAGACATTCCTTTATTATGTACAATAATTATACAGGTTCTATCATTATATGGAATCTCCTCAAGTCCGAATCTTTTTCTTATGTCTATTACAGGAAAAACCTTACCCCTTAAATTTATCACACCCATAACATAAACTGGGAGATTTGGTAAAGATGTAATTGGTACGATTCCTACTATCTCAAGAATTGATTTAACTTTTAAAGCATAATCTTCTCCATCCAACCTCAATGTCAAATGTTTATCATCAACCATTATGGTGGAATTTACAATTTTTTCATTTAGGGTTAAATCTTGTTCACTCATAATCTGCCTCTCCTAAATGCTATTTATAATTCTGTCATCAATATTAATATTTGCAAGTCTAATTACAGCTCTAATATCAACAATTGGGCTTATCCTACCATCACCTAAAATTGTACAACCAGAAACACCTTGAATATGCTTTATATATTCCGGTAAACTTTTCATTACAGCTTGTTGTTGTCCAATAATTGAATCCACGAAAAGACAGTACATATCTTTATTATGTTCAACAGTAATCAATACACCTTCTGAAAGATCTCTAATTGAAGGCTCTACTCCCAATATCTCGTGGAGTCTAATAACTGGAATCATTTCATCCCTAACTCTAATAACTTCCAGACCGTCCAAAGTAACGGTTATGTTTTCTTTTACAGGACTAAATAGTTCTCTGATAGAAAGAAGAGGAATTGTATACTTCGCTTCACCAATACTCACTAACATACCCTCTATAATTGCCATTGTAAGTGGAATTCTAAGTGTGATTGTAGTCCCCTCATTTCTTTCACTCAAAACTTCAATAGTACCTTTTATCTCTTCAACATTCCTTTTGACAACATCCATACCAACGCCTCTGCCAGAAACCTCACTTACTTTTTCTGCAGTGGAAAATCCAGGTTGAAAAACAAGTTTATAGATATCTTCGTCTTTGAAATTGTTGAGTTCTGATTCAGTAACTAACCCTTTATCAAAAGCTTTCGCCATTATCTTATCTTTATCCATCCCTGCACCATCATCTGATATGATGATATGGATTTCCCCACCCTCATTCTTTGCTTCAATCGTAAGGTTTCCAGTTTCATCCTTACCATTTGCAACTCTTACATGAGGTGTTTCTAGACCGTGATCCAAGGAGTTTCGAACAATATGAACGAGTGGATCAGAAATTTTATCAACGATGTTTTTATCAATTTCAGTCTCCTCACCTTTGATCTCTAATTTTACTTTTTTATTCATTTTTGTGGAGATGTCATGAACCAGTCTGTTCATTTTTCTAAATGTACCCGCAATAGGAATCATTCTCAAAGTCATAGAAACATTTTGAATTTCAGAAACTATTCTAGATAAATTATATGCAGCTTTTTGAAATCCTTTACTCTTTTTAATATCCTTTACATCCGGATTGTCTACAAGCATCACTTGTGCTGTTACAAGTTCTCCAACCCAATCAACGAGCATCCCAACTTTATCAATATCAACTTTAATATATTGTTTTCTTTTACTATCGTCTGAATCATCTTTTTGGATTAATTTTTCAGTACCCTGCTTATTAAACAGAGATATCTGATTATTTATTTCTTCAAAATCAGTTTTTTTTATAGGCTCAATTATATCAACTTCGTCAGGAATATCATCTTGTTTTTTTGAGTCATCCTTTTTACTGGATTCAATTGGTTTTAAATCATCTACAATAATATCAGGAACTATTTTTAAATCATTTATTACATCAGCCAAATAGTTTATCATTGGCTCACAACCTGGGATTGTGCCATTGCCTCCTTTTTCAATCTCAACCAAACCTTCTTTTAAAACGTCTAAAATACTTAGTAAAACGCCAACAGCATCTTTGTTAAGT contains:
- a CDS encoding amino acid permease, producing MEKVKFGTSPVFFTAISTILGAILFLRFGYAVGTMGIVGVIGIILLGHLVTIPTALAISEIATNKRVEGGGEYFIISRSFGLNVGATIGIALYLSQAISVAFYIIAFTESFDFFFRWFAENYGYELPRQAVSIPAMIILSLVILKQGANLGIKALYVVVAILAISLIMFFIGNPGDTLLPSPNEMSGYFTNKESFFVVFAIVFPAFTGMTAGVGLSGDLKNPSKSIPMGTTTATIAGMVVYIFIAYKLYLNASAENLVNNQFIMSEIAVWGHVLIPIGLAASTISSAIGSIMVAPRTLQALANDGSFPIDPMNKWLKKERSKDKEPFNSLLVTCVFALFFVMIGDVNAVAEIISMFFMVAYGSLCLISFLNHFGASPSYRPSFKSKWYLSLAGFLTSVWVMTKINFTYAIISFVLMIALYIYINSYNNDRKGLASIFANAIFQINRNLQIFLQKGSNAKNLADWRPSVICISKNSFLRDNAYKMLNWISYKYGFGMYLHRIEGYFSKATSKQAHLELKKLLNNYDTDNYVYIDTIVSPSYTTAIAQAIQFPGISGMDNNMVIFEYDKENPEELTDIIDNFNLVNAGKFDICILASSRKPLLFKNGIHIWIKTIDQENANLMILLSFIILGHPDWSNSNIKIFSICSPEDEQEIKDSLNELVLDGRLPITTQNIEILVQEEGVTSKSLINLYSSSAALTLIGFMEESIKHDKENLFSGYDELGTILFINSHNSKVIE
- a CDS encoding HAMP domain-containing protein, which translates into the protein MLKTLSAKLITLLVVAMAIIVFVSGLIDIKDSESSLYNELVKDAEVISDNFALNVALPLYDLSDEGVDNVVKVTLKFSQIAMIVIKGQDDSNFVRKLKIDEKGNLQQIDLSEIQNNNNFIKKEIKKENESLGYAYVYYSKKAMEEKLSHLIISEFITQLILLLVVIIVTFILLKFLVIKPVGKIEEVLRHMSEGDFDIKADFNSNDEIGKMSVSIDNIRVALKSIENEMDLFVKEIGYGNILYRGDLNKYEGLVRKVVENVNLISSRFSYFIDSIPSPFGIFNKEMICLFMNKVALSVANITKEEFGKKKYYDVFDKVELNDLMVSKSIKSGKNESGDANVVLKGKKMYVHFDSFPIRDENGNITCVADIVTDLTDVKAAEQEAGRAAEEAKDMQSKSDKISDYQKKEVQKLSSVLNQVSDGDLRVEYNPNPANEITKESYDMFNGISSALKNTLNSLSAVINQISVASSQINSGAEQLSDASQSLSAGSTEQSSSIEELTATMTEISSQTRQNAENANMAAKLAAAAREASETGSTQMSEMNAAILEINDSSQEIKKVIKVIDDIAFQTNLLALNAAVEAARAGIHGKGFAVVADEVRNLAQRSAEAAKETTELIESSVKRVAAGTKLAEETVHSLENIRNSVIKTVDLVEEIAVASEEQAKGIEQSNVGLTQVSKVTQQNASNAEETAAASIELSSQADNLRETISHFKIVNQPSSSNRSLSSNRPTSTLRKSQPKIEEKRKSEPMALPKPKTIAKAEVLNEFDDDDFGDF
- a CDS encoding purine-binding chemotaxis protein CheW, whose protein sequence is MSEQDLTLNEKIVNSTIMVDDKHLTLRLDGEDYALKVKSILEIVGIVPITSLPNLPVYVMGVINLRGKVFPVIDIRKRFGLEEIPYNDRTCIIIVHNKGMSVGLIVDDVSEVISIPEERILPPPKITKSKAGKFIKGLGKTNNGVKLILDIHKILFDEINEDK
- a CDS encoding chemotaxis protein CheA, with protein sequence MTDNNDLLIEDKDMLDDFVAEGNEMIDEVEIKLLELQQSVEARGDVDKELLDSVFRLFHTIKGTSGFFNLNNLKNVTHEAETLLDRIRKGKTKLEFKHTALFLEGADFLRKLLIHISDKMTDSGYEEEANNLINKFISVSDVDSSTGSSERKKKEPTTKVEQESPVKEKNINLDLNERITNETNDEYISEGFDLLDELEQSLIILESEPTNTEKIHQAFRALHTFKGNSGLMGYKDLERLSHRTENFLDNAKNGLLKLNKDAVGVLLSILDVLKEGLVEIEKGGNGTIPGCEPMINYLADVINDLKIVPDIIVDDLKPIESSKKDDSKKQDDIPDEVDIIEPIKKTDFEEINNQISLFNKQGTEKLIQKDDSDDSKRKQYIKVDIDKVGMLVDWVGELVTAQVMLVDNPDVKDIKKSKGFQKAAYNLSRIVSEIQNVSMTLRMIPIAGTFRKMNRLVHDISTKMNKKVKLEIKGEETEIDKNIVDKISDPLVHIVRNSLDHGLETPHVRVANGKDETGNLTIEAKNEGGEIHIIISDDGAGMDKDKIMAKAFDKGLVTESELNNFKDEDIYKLVFQPGFSTAEKVSEVSGRGVGMDVVKRNVEEIKGTIEVLSERNEGTTITLRIPLTMAIIEGMLVSIGEAKYTIPLLSIRELFSPVKENITVTLDGLEVIRVRDEMIPVIRLHEILGVEPSIRDLSEGVLITVEHNKDMYCLFVDSIIGQQQAVMKSLPEYIKHIQGVSGCTILGDGRISPIVDIRAVIRLANINIDDRIINSI